One region of Collinsella aerofaciens ATCC 25986 genomic DNA includes:
- the rpsQ gene encoding 30S ribosomal protein S17 — MTDSRNSRKVRTGVVTSVSGAKTIVVTITERKRHPKYGKMMTSSKKLHAHDEECTAGVGDTVRVMETRPMSKMKRWRLIEVVERAK, encoded by the coding sequence ATGACTGATTCGCGTAACTCGCGTAAGGTCCGTACGGGTGTCGTTACCTCCGTCTCCGGTGCCAAGACCATCGTTGTCACCATCACCGAGCGCAAGCGTCACCCCAAGTACGGCAAGATGATGACCAGCTCCAAGAAGCTGCACGCTCACGACGAGGAGTGCACGGCTGGCGTGGGCGATACCGTCCGCGTTATGGAGACCCGTCCTATGTCCAAGATGAAGCGCTGGCGCCTCATCGAGGTCGTCGAGCGCGCTAAATAA
- a CDS encoding helix-turn-helix domain-containing protein, whose amino-acid sequence MSKDLRVKHDLESRRRAVELFDAGVGCKPAAEALSVPRETVREWQWVYRAFGSEALLSMGGKQSSYTFEQRVAAASAVVDGGMAKADAMAEFGIRSKSPLERWCRLYREGGAEALRPRPKGRPRGSRSKPRARTREQELEERCRRLEAEVAYLKKLRALVERDGL is encoded by the coding sequence ATGAGTAAAGACCTCAGGGTGAAGCACGACCTGGAGTCCAGGAGGCGGGCCGTCGAGCTCTTCGACGCCGGCGTCGGCTGCAAGCCGGCGGCCGAGGCCCTGTCCGTCCCCCGCGAGACCGTGAGAGAATGGCAGTGGGTATACCGGGCGTTCGGAAGCGAGGCGCTGCTGTCCATGGGCGGGAAACAATCCAGTTACACATTCGAGCAGAGGGTCGCCGCGGCGTCGGCCGTGGTCGACGGCGGGATGGCGAAGGCCGACGCCATGGCCGAGTTCGGGATCAGGTCGAAGTCCCCGCTGGAGCGCTGGTGCAGGCTCTACCGCGAGGGCGGCGCCGAGGCGCTGCGGCCCCGCCCGAAGGGCAGGCCGAGGGGGTCGAGGTCGAAACCCCGGGCCCGCACCCGCGAGCAGGAGCTCGAGGAGCGCTGCCGCAGGCTCGAGGCCGAGGTCGCCTACCTAAAAAAATTGCGCGCCCTGGTCGAGCGGGACGGGCTCTGA
- a CDS encoding RluA family pseudouridine synthase, giving the protein MNEEPQVLYCDAWLMAIDKPAGMIVHGDGTGERTLTDYASDLLLAMGDGFAATDMQPLNRLDRNTTGVVLFSLDKQTQPAFDQMVNDHAFEKHYLALAEGKIDWNEKLIDKPIARDRHDSRKMRVGASGKPSQTRVKVLKRLKSRRGLPTRSYIDVELLTGRKHQIRVHLASEHHPLVGDDLYGTARPCGLMLHAHSVSFTHPVTGEHIHIEAPCPWEP; this is encoded by the coding sequence GTGAACGAAGAACCTCAAGTCCTCTACTGCGACGCCTGGCTCATGGCCATCGATAAGCCCGCCGGCATGATCGTCCACGGCGACGGCACCGGTGAGCGCACACTTACCGACTACGCCAGCGACCTTTTGCTGGCGATGGGCGACGGCTTTGCCGCGACCGACATGCAGCCGCTCAACCGCCTGGACCGCAACACCACCGGCGTGGTGCTGTTCTCGCTCGACAAACAGACGCAGCCCGCCTTTGACCAGATGGTGAACGACCACGCCTTCGAAAAGCACTATCTGGCGCTGGCCGAGGGCAAGATCGACTGGAACGAGAAGCTCATCGACAAGCCCATCGCCCGCGACCGCCACGACAGCCGCAAGATGCGCGTCGGCGCCAGCGGCAAGCCGTCGCAGACGCGCGTGAAGGTGCTCAAGCGCCTTAAGAGCCGCCGAGGTCTGCCCACGCGTTCGTATATCGATGTCGAGCTGCTCACCGGCCGCAAGCATCAGATTCGCGTCCACCTGGCCAGTGAGCATCACCCCCTGGTCGGCGACGACCTGTACGGCACTGCTCGCCCCTGTGGATTGATGCTCCACGCCCACAGCGTGTCCTTTACGCATCCCGTTACCGGCGAGCACATCCACATCGAAGCCCCCTGCCCCTGGGAGCCTTAA
- the rplX gene encoding 50S ribosomal protein L24, with protein sequence MYIKKGDKVQVLSGKDRGKQGVVLRALPAENKVVVEGVSVVKKAVKPNAANQQGGIVSQEAPIDASNVNLVCPECGKVTRVGHEKDGKNKLRVCKKCGHKF encoded by the coding sequence ATGTATATCAAGAAGGGCGATAAGGTCCAGGTTCTCTCTGGTAAGGATCGCGGCAAGCAGGGCGTTGTCCTGCGTGCTCTCCCCGCCGAGAACAAGGTCGTTGTCGAGGGCGTTTCGGTCGTCAAGAAGGCCGTCAAGCCCAACGCTGCCAACCAGCAGGGCGGCATCGTTTCGCAGGAGGCTCCCATCGACGCCTCCAACGTCAATCTCGTTTGCCCCGAGTGCGGTAAGGTTACCCGCGTCGGTCACGAGAAGGACGGCAAGAACAAGCTGCGCGTCTGCAAGAAGTGCGGCCACAAGTTCTAA
- a CDS encoding Gfo/Idh/MocA family protein: MADSKQAPLDSAAAAKAAFASVQGKPFPDDIFTAPELRWAVIGCGVIANQMAQSLALAGRKLAGVANRTLSKAQAFAEQYGIEKVYETAEDLYADPNIDAIYITTPHNTHITYLRAALAAGKHVLCEKAITLNSAELDEARAIADEHNVVLMDATTVLHMPLYQELRRRMDAAEFGRMNLAQLNFGSYKEYGDLTNRFYNRNLAGGAMLDIGVYALSVMRLFMASQPAEVVSLGNTCETGVDVAGGIVCRNAEQQLGVVSLTLHSKQPKRSVISFDKCYIEVNEYPRADHATIVWTADGHREEVHAGTEAYALCYEMADLEKAVAGDDSKRELLDYAYDVMELMTKLRADWGVVYPEEE; encoded by the coding sequence ATGGCAGATTCCAAGCAGGCTCCACTCGACTCCGCGGCAGCCGCAAAGGCAGCGTTCGCTTCGGTCCAGGGCAAGCCGTTCCCCGATGATATCTTTACGGCTCCCGAGCTTCGTTGGGCTGTGATTGGGTGCGGCGTTATCGCCAACCAGATGGCCCAGTCTCTCGCTCTTGCCGGTCGCAAGCTTGCGGGCGTCGCTAACCGCACGCTGTCAAAGGCTCAAGCTTTTGCCGAGCAGTATGGCATCGAGAAGGTCTATGAAACGGCCGAGGACCTCTATGCCGACCCTAACATCGACGCAATCTATATCACCACTCCGCATAACACGCATATCACCTACCTGCGCGCCGCCCTGGCAGCTGGCAAGCACGTGCTCTGCGAAAAGGCCATTACCCTCAACTCCGCCGAGCTCGACGAGGCACGTGCCATTGCCGACGAGCATAACGTGGTCCTTATGGACGCTACAACGGTGCTCCACATGCCCTTATATCAAGAGCTGCGCCGCCGCATGGATGCCGCTGAGTTTGGCCGCATGAACCTCGCTCAGCTCAACTTTGGCAGCTACAAGGAGTACGGCGATCTGACCAACCGTTTCTACAATCGCAACCTTGCTGGCGGTGCCATGCTCGACATTGGCGTCTATGCTCTGTCCGTTATGCGCCTCTTTATGGCAAGCCAGCCCGCTGAGGTCGTTTCGCTGGGCAACACCTGTGAGACCGGCGTTGACGTTGCGGGCGGCATCGTCTGCCGTAATGCCGAGCAGCAGCTGGGTGTTGTGAGTCTTACGCTTCACTCCAAGCAGCCCAAGCGCTCGGTCATCAGCTTTGACAAGTGCTATATCGAGGTCAACGAGTATCCGCGTGCCGATCACGCGACCATTGTGTGGACTGCGGACGGCCACCGCGAGGAGGTCCACGCCGGCACCGAGGCTTATGCCCTGTGCTACGAGATGGCCGACCTCGAGAAGGCGGTTGCCGGCGACGACTCCAAGCGCGAGCTGCTGGATTATGCTTATGATGTTATGGAGCTTATGACCAAGCTCCGCGCCGACTGGGGAGTCGTGTACCCCGAGGAGGAGTAA
- the rplV gene encoding 50S ribosomal protein L22, which produces MATKSIETEATEVRAVAKYVRVSPSKARLVVDLIRRKPVAQAFDILHFCDRAVAVDVEKVLRSAVANAENNNGLRADNLVVAAAYVDEGPTLKRIRPRAKGSASRILKRTSHITVVVAPRKEA; this is translated from the coding sequence GAGGCCACCGAGGTTCGCGCCGTCGCTAAGTACGTGCGTGTTTCCCCCAGCAAGGCCCGCCTGGTGGTCGATCTGATCCGCCGCAAGCCTGTCGCTCAGGCCTTCGACATCCTCCACTTCTGCGACCGCGCCGTCGCCGTGGATGTCGAGAAGGTTCTCCGTTCCGCCGTTGCGAACGCCGAGAACAACAATGGTCTGCGTGCCGACAACCTGGTTGTCGCCGCTGCCTATGTTGACGAGGGTCCGACGCTTAAGCGCATCCGTCCCCGCGCCAAGGGTTCCGCTTCTCGCATTCTGAAGCGTACTTCCCACATCACCGTCGTCGTTGCTCCTCGAAAGGAGGCGTAA
- the rpsC gene encoding 30S ribosomal protein S3 → MGQKVYPTGFRLGITENWRSRWFAEKDYAKTLGNDLEIRKYLEKRLSRAAVSRVEIERAGDKVKVIILTARPGVVIGKKGAEIDTLRTELEKVAGVSKGQLSVDVVEIKRPELDANLVAQSIAEQLEGRVAFRRAMRKAVQSARKAGAKGIRIQCSGRLGGAEMGRREWYREGRVPLHTLRAKIDYGTAVASTTMGACGVKVWIYLGEKLPGQPVPNPALEGSSRPRRRNSERRGQ, encoded by the coding sequence ATGGGTCAGAAAGTCTACCCCACCGGCTTCCGTCTTGGCATCACCGAGAACTGGCGCTCCCGCTGGTTCGCAGAGAAGGATTACGCTAAGACCCTCGGTAACGATCTCGAGATCCGCAAGTACCTCGAGAAGCGTCTTTCCCGCGCAGCTGTCTCCCGCGTCGAGATCGAGCGCGCTGGCGACAAGGTGAAGGTCATCATCCTCACCGCTCGCCCCGGCGTTGTCATCGGTAAGAAGGGTGCCGAGATCGATACCCTCCGCACCGAGCTCGAGAAGGTCGCTGGCGTCTCCAAGGGCCAGCTCTCCGTCGACGTTGTCGAGATTAAGCGCCCCGAGCTCGACGCCAACCTCGTTGCTCAGTCCATCGCTGAGCAGCTCGAGGGCCGCGTTGCCTTCCGTCGCGCTATGCGCAAGGCTGTCCAGTCCGCCCGCAAGGCCGGCGCCAAGGGCATCCGTATCCAGTGCTCCGGTCGTCTCGGCGGTGCCGAGATGGGCCGTCGTGAGTGGTACCGTGAGGGTCGCGTGCCTCTGCACACCCTCCGCGCCAAGATCGACTACGGCACGGCTGTCGCCAGCACCACCATGGGTGCCTGCGGCGTGAAGGTCTGGATCTACCTGGGCGAGAAGCTCCCGGGCCAGCCTGTTCCCAACCCTGCACTCGAGGGCTCTTCCCGTCCTCGTCGTCGTAACTCCGAGAGGAGGGGTCAGTAG
- the rpmC gene encoding 50S ribosomal protein L29, translating to MKPAEIRELSDAQLVEKLKEMRAELFNLRFQMATSQLDNTARVNTVKKDIARVLTEQRAREIAAEKSAVAE from the coding sequence ATGAAGCCCGCAGAGATTCGTGAGCTCTCGGACGCTCAGCTCGTTGAGAAGCTGAAGGAAATGCGCGCCGAGCTCTTTAACCTTCGTTTCCAGATGGCCACCAGCCAGCTGGACAACACCGCTCGCGTCAACACCGTGAAGAAGGACATCGCTCGCGTCCTCACGGAGCAGCGCGCCCGCGAGATCGCAGCGGAGAAGTCCGCTGTCGCCGAGTAG
- a CDS encoding DeoR/GlpR family DNA-binding transcription regulator — MLAEDRLNAIVSMVQQAGSVTVPELADTLGVTASTIRRDLQTLDRAHRIAKVHGGATSLERAHVTRDLTLNERSDLHNDDKERICARAAALVEPESFVYIDSGSTTLKLIEHLPHLEGVTYVTDSVLHAQHLALRGMRTVVLGGELKPETEALVGPDALATLDHYNFNCGFWGSNGIAAEQGFTAPDIEEAQVKRISMRHTAKRFVISDASKFGMVAPVKFADFRDATIITAGEVPAKYRAMDNVITV, encoded by the coding sequence ATGCTTGCGGAAGATAGGCTCAACGCGATTGTGTCGATGGTGCAGCAGGCTGGCTCGGTTACTGTGCCAGAGCTTGCCGATACCCTGGGCGTGACGGCGTCTACCATTCGGCGCGACCTGCAGACGCTCGATCGAGCGCACCGCATCGCCAAGGTCCACGGCGGAGCGACGAGTCTTGAACGCGCGCACGTGACGCGCGACCTAACGCTCAATGAGCGCAGCGACCTCCATAACGACGACAAGGAGCGTATCTGCGCCCGTGCGGCGGCGCTTGTGGAGCCCGAGAGCTTTGTATACATCGACTCGGGCTCGACGACGCTCAAGCTCATCGAGCATCTTCCACACCTTGAAGGTGTCACCTACGTGACCGACTCCGTGCTCCATGCTCAGCATCTCGCCCTGCGCGGCATGCGCACTGTGGTGTTGGGTGGCGAGCTCAAGCCCGAGACCGAGGCGCTCGTTGGCCCCGATGCCTTGGCAACCCTAGACCACTACAACTTCAACTGTGGCTTTTGGGGTTCTAACGGCATTGCTGCCGAGCAGGGCTTCACGGCGCCAGATATCGAGGAGGCGCAAGTAAAGCGCATCTCGATGCGCCATACGGCCAAGCGCTTCGTAATCTCGGACGCCAGCAAATTTGGCATGGTGGCGCCCGTCAAGTTTGCGGACTTCCGCGACGCAACGATTATTACCGCAGGCGAGGTCCCCGCCAAGTACCGGGCAATGGACAACGTCATCACGGTCTAG
- the rplN gene encoding 50S ribosomal protein L14 yields the protein MIQMQTMLNVADNSGARKIRCIKVLGGSKRRYAGIGDVFIGAVQEATPGANVKKKDVVRCVVVRTVKEIRRKDGSYIRFDENACVVINNDGSPVGTRIFGPVARELRDKKYMKIVSLAPETL from the coding sequence ATGATTCAGATGCAAACCATGCTGAACGTCGCCGACAACTCCGGCGCTCGCAAGATTCGCTGCATCAAGGTGCTTGGCGGTTCCAAGCGTCGTTATGCAGGCATCGGCGATGTGTTCATCGGTGCTGTCCAGGAGGCTACCCCTGGCGCCAACGTCAAGAAGAAGGACGTTGTCCGTTGCGTCGTCGTTCGCACCGTTAAGGAGATCCGCCGCAAGGATGGCTCCTACATTCGCTTTGATGAGAACGCCTGCGTTGTCATCAACAACGATGGTTCGCCCGTCGGCACCCGTATCTTCGGGCCCGTCGCTCGCGAGCTTCGTGACAAGAAGTACATGAAGATCGTCTCGCTCGCTCCCGAGACCCTGTAG
- a CDS encoding IS3 family transposase, which produces MRALRAEGHSLRHLLECSGLRRSTYYYALAHPRRPTRPELRDAAAEIFSRTANGCGHRQIAMCLRAELGAVVADKTVLKMMREMGIRCGMRRRGSRRRYSSYRGLVGSTFENVIARDFGAEGPWQKLGTDVTEFKVAGAKAYWAPVLDFCTKEIVASDISTSPDLAQQHGMLDRLLEALPGGAAPTMHSDMGWQYQHESYASRLEGAGITQSMSRKGNCIDNAATEQLFGHVKDEFYRGREWGSFGDFKRDLEEYIAHWNTRRRQVRLKGLTPEEFRNRALAA; this is translated from the coding sequence GTGAGGGCGCTGAGGGCGGAGGGGCACTCCCTGCGCCACCTGCTGGAGTGCTCGGGGCTCAGAAGGTCGACCTACTACTACGCGCTGGCGCACCCGCGGAGGCCGACCAGGCCCGAGCTGCGCGACGCCGCGGCCGAGATATTCTCGCGCACCGCCAACGGCTGCGGGCACCGGCAGATAGCCATGTGCCTGCGCGCCGAGCTGGGCGCGGTCGTGGCCGACAAGACCGTGCTCAAGATGATGCGCGAGATGGGCATCCGGTGCGGGATGCGCCGCCGGGGCTCCCGCCGCCGGTACAGCTCCTACAGGGGGCTCGTGGGGAGCACGTTCGAGAACGTCATCGCGAGGGACTTCGGCGCCGAGGGGCCGTGGCAGAAGCTCGGCACCGACGTCACCGAGTTCAAGGTGGCCGGCGCCAAGGCCTACTGGGCCCCGGTGCTCGACTTCTGCACGAAGGAGATCGTGGCGAGCGACATATCGACCTCGCCGGACCTCGCCCAGCAGCACGGGATGCTCGACCGGCTCCTCGAGGCCCTGCCCGGCGGGGCGGCGCCGACCATGCACTCGGACATGGGCTGGCAGTACCAGCACGAGTCCTACGCCTCCAGGCTGGAGGGGGCGGGCATCACCCAGAGCATGTCGCGCAAGGGGAACTGCATCGACAACGCCGCCACCGAGCAGCTCTTCGGCCACGTGAAGGACGAGTTCTACCGCGGCAGGGAGTGGGGCAGCTTCGGGGACTTCAAGCGCGACCTGGAGGAGTACATAGCCCATTGGAACACGCGGCGCAGGCAGGTAAGATTGAAGGGCCTGACGCCGGAGGAGTTCCGGAACCGGGCCCTTGCGGCGTAG